The Stigmatopora argus isolate UIUO_Sarg chromosome 6, RoL_Sarg_1.0, whole genome shotgun sequence region AGTGATGTCCACAGCCAAATGACCAATAGTACCTGGCTCTCCCTTCAGGTCATCAAAAACAGACTGTCCAAGTGTATGCACTGCCCACAACAACACACATTGACGACATCGTATTGCCATAGTAGTCAATGATGCACCCAAATCCAAGTTTCAGGTCAATACTttgttttaagtgttttttcaaCATCTCATAAATGTTCGTTCACAGGTGAAGAGGCTTTTTCCTATCAGGGACCATTTAGTTTCACCCTCCCCCCTCAAATTCCCAAGACCCAGACAGAGTGGTGGATAAATATCTTAAGGTTTGTAACAATGGCATGTCAGTCATGCCACTAAAATGTCTTACAGACCACAGTCTAGATGAAAAATCTGATTTTATGCTTCTAATTTATGAGCATATTTATGTGGAGCACCCCTTTTAAAAGAATAATTCTCAGAAATTCTTCAGAGAACAGATGCACTTTGCCTTTTGCTGTAACATGTattgttatttatatatttgtctgCTAAGGAgcacccccccccaccccccaaaaaacacctcGTGTTACTGCTGACCTCGCTGCATGACTCGtactatttttatttaacatgagtCACCTCAGCTCTCACAGTCATCTGTGAAAAGAAATGCTAATGCTGACTACTGTACACTATGTATCTGTATTGATCTCATGCACTGTAAACACTTGCTAGTTATATATTTAAGCATCCaaggcaggggtctccaaactattccacaaagggcaacATTAGGAGCAAATGACAccatttcaccaatctggtaagTGTAATCAATTGATTGCAGTCAGTAATTGTTGCGGGATCAAAAACAGGACTTAGTGACCCTTGAGGATCAGTTTGGCGACCCCATTGGTgccaactctggtccttgagggcccctatccagtgcctcttccaacacacctgaatcaaatgatcaattacTCAATCAAATGGTCACCTGTGCAGAAGATTGataacgatcctgattatttgattcaggtgtgttggtggagggagacatagaaaaaaacactggataggggcccttgaggaccagagttTGGCAACCCTGGTTTAGGGCAATAAGGTTTGGTCCAATTGCAGttgccttatatatatataatgtaaatatgCTTTGCCCATTTGAGGCAAGATAGTATGTTTTGTGATGTCTGTGTCGCTTCAGCACACGGAACCTCATATACAATGACATACAACAAACAATGTCTCAAAGAACATTTATTGCTCTTTACATTTGACGGCAGTTAAATACAAAAACCGCACTTCCAGACTTTCAAATCATTAAGTCTAACTTTTTCTTTGCTTATCCCAGAAGGAAAAACAATGCTAAacatatcaaatgtaacataaataaaagcagatttttttaatttttttttttaaaggtgacaaaaatgaaaaatgccaaAGATATAGGTTCGGCCATTTCTATTAAAGTGATAGACCTCTTCCCAAAGCGCCGTCAAGAGTAATATTTATCCCTTTTAATATTACAGTAGTATGCGTGACACAAGTAATATATGTAATCTTGGTATTTAGATGTAAAAAGTTAAAAACTGACGCACAATGCCAGCATAGAGTGTCATAATTATTCTAAATCTGTCTATGGAAGCAGGATGCACAGTTAGCAGTTAAGATGACAGCTTtgtaaggcttttcatttgcaaCTTAACACATCACACTGCCTTGAACATAGTTCAATTCATACTTATTTAGGTTCAGGACAAATTATTCAGCATCGTGTTTGTGTATTGATATTAACACAGAGTTTGGAAGAAAACAAGTCAAATCAACTTAGATGCCAATTCAAATATATCAACCGCTCAACAAAGAGGATAGTTGATTGCCCTACCCAATCTTACCATTACAAGAGTGTGTTTTAGCTGGTAACTATTGATTAATCATAAAAAGAGCATCCTTGTAGTGCTATTGCATCTTTCTTGGCTACCTGCTGATGCAGAATTTGGCTCCACTGAAAGGAATTGTGCTGCTGTTGCTGAATTACCTCAACATTCTATTGCCCACTTCATAAAACCCGCAGATGAAGAAAGGTGAATAGGAAAGATGGAGCAATGATCATTGATTCATCTCACTGTCAAAGGCTCTTCCCTCAAAGTCACCTTTTTCTCCCTTTGACCTGGCCTCCACTCCTGAGTGAATAATAGCCATCTCATGCGCTGCCTAAAGACAGAAAAATCAAACCGTTATCTCCGAGTTCATCTCAATTTACCGTGCGGTCAAACCCTTGGCTTACCCTCCTCTCGATCAGTAAGCACGAGCGCCTGGAGGATATCCGAGAGGGAGACGATACCCTTCACCACATCCTGCTCGTCTACAACCACCAACCTGTGCACCTGTGGTGAGCACGACGGAATTCTTTACCTTGGCCACTCGGACTCAACGAGTCGGGGCCAAAAAGCCGATGGCTAGATGTTTTGTCTTCGGCGGATCTCACCTCGGCCTCCACCAATCTGTTGATGATGGCCTCCAGGGTCTCGTGGCGATTGCAGGTCAAGACCCCTTCAAAGTACTGAGAGCGGTGCTGCAAGGCTTTGGTCACGGTCAAGTCCAGATTGTTGTAAGTCTTCTCTGCTGCCAAGTTCTAAAATGAGCAAAAGAGAGTCATACTGAtgtcaaataaaatgattttagagTGAAATGGCGCAAATTGTTCATTCACTTCCATCAATAGCGACTAAGCTGTTCATTAAGGGTTTGTACAACCCTAAGCCACTTGCAAAATTGAAGGAATCTCAACAATGCTTTATAATTCTTAAAATTAAGAGCATTATGCCAATGTGCAATACAAAGTAATAGTGAACAGCCGATTTATATGGGACAGATTATTCGGATGGGAATTGTGCACTTTTTATTCATTGGCTAAACTGATGAAAAGACCAATAAAGTCATGTGTCAGGAAATTTTTGGAGAACACATTAGCATCAGAATTTGTTCCCAAATGCCTCAACACCGTAATCCatctaaaacaataaaaaatataaattaaatgttagatctaaatgggaaaatgttaaataaacatGGAGTACTGTGAACTTACAATGACATCAAACTTGGAGTAAATGTCTACCACTCGACCTGCACAAGAGAGAAGGAGTCAGAAAATCATTAtactatattcatttttttcaaaaataaaatcatgacaGAGCATGTTAAACATATGGAAAAAAGATGGTCATGCCATTGTTTAACTGCATTAGATTATGGAGATATTGTTTACCTGCATGTTGCTCTACATCAGTGTTTTCAAGCACTTTTCTAATATTTATATAAAGAATTTACCAACAACTTCATTATTCAAATAATTGGAAAGatcatattttaattattataacaAATATTATTGGACACTCTTCTAAAgcagtgtttcttttttatttttaccccaagtaccacctgcaaaaaaataagcCATTATTTATGCAGACATAAAatatggggggaaaaagcactTTAAGTCATTCACTACAAAAGATGTAGAAATCatatttggtttgtttttatggcaaaaaagtagaaacaaacttttttatattatattgtgGCGCATGATAGAAGGAGAATGAGTCCTAATTATTAAATGTTAACGTATTGCGTGTTCTTAACGGTTGTTGTCAAATGCATTTGAGAATCACCCATAGAACCCGACCCCTAACCTTTGACCTCTGCCCTTTCCATCCAATGCCATGTTAATAAGTGCCAGGTTGAGTTGCTAAGTGATCACATGAGCTTGGCACGGCAGGACCTTTGACATTGAACAATGTTTTCCCAAGCAGTTCACCAACCTTTGTCATCCACCACGGGGAGCGCAGACACTCGCTGTTCTACAAAAATACCCAGCGCCGTGTAGAGAGGAGTGTCCGTGCTCACCACTGCGATGTTTTGGAATGTCCCTATGTTCAGCTCCTCCAAAGTTTGAGCCAGGAACGTCGGTTTCGGCATCTCCGATATCTGAAAACAATAGCAGACAGTCATTCCCACAGAAATGTTCAAGTCGGAAAACCTTCGTGGCATTTCACTTTGGAGGTTCTAATTGGAAGTTAGTATGGCAGAAAACGGTCAAAAGGGACTTACAAAGAGCTTCAAAAATTTTAGGATCCGCTTGTGTGTGAGAATGTAGAGAGTGTTTCCCGTCAGCGGGTCGATGACTGGCAGTCGGTGGATCTTGTTCTTGAGAAGCGAAGATACGGCGTCATACAAGCTGAAAGATAGTAGGAAggaagagagatgtatatttggtggtggtatgattggacgtgcaaatggttgtctgtctctctgcgtGCCCTTCCCTAATAATTTTCCAAGGTATCATTTTGTACTCAGAATCACCAGATCCTCAAATGATCGTCCCTACTTTGAATGTatgatgaaataaatgaaacaaattcaGCAACAAATGTGTAAGAGGGAGAATGCAATCAAAGATTGGAAAAACAAACCTGGCATTGGGTGAGATGCTAACCAAGGGTTTGAAAGAGTCTTGAAGATAAAGCTCTGATTAAAGATAAAACACAAAATCATTAACTTATTGAGTATAAAACCAAATAGATGAAAATGTCAGAGAAAAGGCAAACCTCTCCATGTTTCTATTTTATGCTCTTCCAACTCATAAATCTGGacctgaaaataaattaaaagcaaTTAAAATTCAGTGAATAAACATGTATTTCACTTAAATTCCACACCTTAATACTTTTGAGCTTACCAGTGGAGATTTATAGTAGCGATGAAGGATATTTATAAAATCAGTGATGGTAAGCATGCCTGTTGAAAGCATcaagtaatttttatttttctctttcttaaAGAAATGTCGTGATAACGTAAATACTCTTACCGACAAAGCACTGCTTGTTACTGTCCCATAGGGGCGCTGCTCTCACCCCATTGGAAACAAGTGCAAAAAATGCCTTCTTGACCTGTGAAATTAAAGGTTACAAACAATATACTTTTCCCCAAAACttcaaatgaaatcattttcatTCTCTTATATACTCCCGTCAAAATAGCCCACAGATGAGCAATGAAAAAACTTTTCTAGAACATGTAAAGACTTGAATAAGATGTTATCTGACCTGGAGCGACGTGTCAAAAACAACTAATTTGGAGCTGGTGGGTACGAGGTCATAACAGCGATGGGACTTCATGAACCTGGTGTAAACATTGTGCTCAGGGTCTGAAAGGAAGAGTGAGAGATGACTAACGGTTTGATCATTctaataaaattctaaattatGTGACTTACCCTCGATGAGTGGATCCTTTTTGCTCTCAAGCTCCTCAACAGTTGATGCAATCTAAAAGAAAGAGTCGCATCTCGTAAAGTCACTTTTTACAGGCTGGTTGCAGTCTGTCAAATCAGCACTCAAGTAGTTGTTCTTCTTGTGGACACCAACTTTAAAGTCCCATTTCTCAGTCATTTGTGAACCGATTGTTTTGAAACTTGGTAGCCACGTGGTTTGGGCTAATATCAAACGATCCGTAAGGATTTTTGGGTGTATTTTATTCTTGCGGTAGTTAGGAGTTAGCCTGTAGGGGGCATATGCGTTCATCATCCCAGCCTTTAGCTTGTAGTGTACTATAACACACGTGTGCTTTTGGCCAAGTGTCTTAATTTAGATCTGCTAAGAATTACTAATTAACTGTACGTTAGCAGTAACGACTAACATATTGCACACTTGATGTATGAACAGGTGAACACTCTTGAGACCAATTTCCAAACAAATCGGACTCATTTCATTAATTCAGACTCATTTTGAGAGAATCTTTTAGTTTTGTTGAACCTGTAACAATCACAATCAAAGTCTATCTTACTATAATTTTTACGTAGAAAATTATTTACTGAGTTTCACATAGGCACTGTTTTCATAGCAGGCCACTTATTTTGAAAAGTACGTTTGGTCAAGCTATTTACTTTTAGATTTGCCCAAGTAAGCAACACGATCTTTATAAGGAAAGTGACTCATTTTATCCGACAAGCCTAAAACAGACACAAAAGATCTCATTTTAGCCACATAAATGTAAAAGAGAGGTCACAATACTGGCTAGCAACTTCGCAATGTATTCTACTTGGTTGTTTAGCATCGATGCTATTAGCAGGTTCCGGATCTTCGCAAAAGATGAGTTGGGACAAGGTTAAATTGGTTGAAAAGGAAAAGACGTAAAAGTTAGTGGCTGTACTCACACACTCCATGTTCCATTCGTGGTGTCACGTCACCTCCACAACCAGCCGGGTCGTTTGACAAACTACAAGCGGCTCGCAAATCCGGCGCTTCCGCTACGAGCACAATGAGAGAATCCTGATTGGCTGGTAGTGCGGCAGCCAATTACCGTACTATAGGTACCCTGAACGCAGTGAAAATTACACAACATTTTTGCAcgaatttaaaaagctaaatgctgccctgtgtattttttttgcatgaatttATGAACCTTTTGCTAAGCTTTTTGCTGAGGCTAACACAGAATGGATTCATAGCAATTTAACACTAAAGGTTGATTTTAGCatcatttataattttaaatgtcTTATTATATAAACAGAATGCGCAACAGAATAAATTGTCTCGTGACTGCAAATTAAatcagttttcctttttttataaaagCATCAGAAGAATGCAGATGAAATGGTGTATTTTTCAATGTGGCAACATAAAAAAAGTAggacaaaaaacacaaatgagtAACAGGTTTTATATACAAACTGTTTACAGCAAGATTCTGAATTGAACGCAGACCGACATCGGCATTTCAGCATCCACATTGTGCACACTAGCACCACCATTATCAACACCCACAAGATCAAGTTATCAGACAAAAGTAGAAACCCTGTAAGAGCACCTTTGGTCATAAAGGAACCAGATGTGAGAGTTTCAAAAATGTGTAAGGCACAAGACACAGCATCACCAGCCTCCGTCCATCGTACAACTACTGACTAGGCAAgcgtttgaagaaaaaaagatgaatagtATGTAATTATAATCCAAAGACAGATGTATCTTAAGGCAACAGGCCACGAAAAAAAACGCACACATTGCGTCTCAAGTGTCTGACAGTGATTGTTATATTCAGAGAATTGAAATTTTGTCGTGTATATCACGACTCCATTAAGCATGAAATCAACACAAGTTCATAACCAACAAATGTAACTCACGCTATTCAATTTCATTGgattttacattaaaatgacTTGATAAATTACTCTTATGCACTAATATAAGTGGATGGGGAGCACAAAGCCTGCATCACtcaaaagcaaaacaacaacaaaacagcaaaACCTATCCTATTCATAATTGAGTAAAAGCAATAGCTGGTgaaaatctttcttttttctttttcttaaccCATACTAAGTTCATCTTAGGGTTCCATAACAGATTTGATACTGGTGATAGAAAAGTTAAAACTGTAGAAATGAGGGAAGCAAACTAATCTGCTCAGCAGAAAAAACAGTCGAGTGGCTATAAATTGTATATAAATAGCTTGAAAGGAATCTGATAAAATTACAATGGAAAGAAGTGTGGAAAGAGTCTTTTTTGAGGCCTCATAACAGAGCATCCAAAGCAGTCCACCACTGTGACATAATCAATCACCACATTTAGAGCAATGTGAACAGGAAGTCCATAACTGTCAAGCCACCACCACTTTTTAGcaaacactcaaaaatgacacAAACCCATGTTGTAGCAACATCAGGCATTTGAGAATAATTACCATTAGAAAATTCAGCTGAATTTTAGAAACAGTTACTaagtatctgtttttttttctttttttaattgcaccCAGGCATGAATGGAGAAACCTAAAGCGCACGTCCAACGAATGTGCTTCTTTGCCTGAGCTTCTTCCGGTGGAATAGTTTAGTGTGAATTGAAGATGGAAGCAATGCAGCTTTTTTTGTTGGCGAGGTCGTCGTTGGTATGCTGGTGGAGCTGTGCCTCCTTACTTCAGCAAGCACGTGATTACAACACCATGTCCACAATACCCTCTTACATCATGACACACTTCTTTTCCTCTGGCGGGGCATTCCCGTCAGCTTTCTCCATCTCCAATATGATTCGCTTGAAAACCTCCACGGCAGTCTGCagcgcagaaagaaaaaaaaagccaatcaaGTGTCAGGTCGGATGCAGCAAAAAGATTGTTTGTTAACCTCATTCTCCTTGGCTGAAGACTCCATGAAAGCAGCGCCCCAGGAATCAGCAAGCTTCTTTCCCTCCTCTGGCTTTATGACCCTGGGAAAGATAGAATGTGAAAACACTGGTTATGAAAGTACAAGGACACACAGTTGGACAGTAGATTGTTGCCAATCCCTTTGGAAAGTTGGTATGACTGAAATCATTTGATTTCCTGATTCCAGAAATGGTTACTGTGATGTTCCTAAAGTTACAATGGATGAATTGTATTATATCATCGACCTTCATCAATATATGATGTTAGTAAATCTGTTGACGGGTTCATGCATCGAGGATCCATCAAAtattactaccgtattttcacgactataaggcgcaccctcaatgaatgacacattttttaaaaaaaattccatatataaagcacactggattataaggcgccctgcctattttggaggaaatttaggacttttaagtgcgccttatagtcgtgaaaatacggtacttttttttCACTGGCAGTTTAAAAAGCAACGTTCAAGTATCATGCTAACCTTTCCATGTGGAGATCTTTTTTGTTGCCAACAAGAACGGTGGGAACTCTGTTTTGACAGTGAGACAATATCATAAGTGTCCATTTATGTACAATTAAGTTAAAAAGATTGGACAAAACTTACTGAATCTTTCCAACCATATCGAGCAGCTTGTCGTGTAAACTCTGAACAACCTCGAAACTAAGAAGAAAATTCACCAAGCTCATTTATCTTAGCCAACTCAGATCAGAAATACAACAGCTGCttcaaataaataagcaataagaAATGAACACAtaatttaatcatattttttttctaatgctTGGAAATAAGACAGTTAGGAACTTCTTACCTTTTCATGGATGTCACTGAATAAACAAGGACATAACCGTGGATGTCCATTGAGTGGGACTGAGGAAAAATGGAGTATTCATCCTGCAAATGATAGGACAATAACTTACTACTATTTAAGATCATAAAAGCTTGAATTTTGTTGCACTGTGGAGCTACAGTACATGTCGATAtggctctggaaaaaaaactcacttgtccAGCTGTGTCAACCAGCTGAAGATTGAAGTCTTGACAATTGACGCTGAccattttattgaaagctggGAAGGTGAATCaacatgttcatttattttatttaaaacaatacaGAAATTCCTCTAATTGTGGCTCTCACATTAaatcacatgattttttttctgttgctcaTTAAAGGTTGGTAAACACTGGTATGTGATAAAAATATCCTGGCAAATCCAGGACAAAATTCTGTTATTTTACAACACTTTAGGAGAATACATTTATTTAGTATGGTGTAACTTACTGTTTTCAATTGTGGGGTCATAGGAGTCGACAAACTGCCCTTCCACAAACTGAATTGTGAGGGATGATTTTCCTGGAAAATGGAAATTAAACAATGTCACTTAAGGTGTGCTTTAATAACTGCATTTGGTGTATTATTACAAAACCTTGGGGGACAGATTTGAGTGGGCGATCAGCAATTACTGTCAATAAGCTATATTGACACAATTGTGGCAAATTTGAAGTGAACttgaatatattttgttttttagactACAGCTGCATTTTACTGGTTGCCTGGATTTACAATAATGTACCCAACtttttcaatcaataataacTTTTTGAAGGTATGACTTACCCAAGAGTTGCATTTAAGAATATATAACGAGgacataaatacattaaaaaatattgaattgaaacaGGAATATGTTACAAGTGCCTTAACCGTTAGTAATTGAACTGgatggctttttttaaacaccgtTTTATAGCGTAGTATTATGCTTAACCTAGCTTAATTGTAATATCACGGATGTTTAACCACACATTACTAGTTAAAAGATAACATGTGGCTCCAGCCGAAAGCCCCTTTGTAATTTTAATGAGGAGTCACTTCATGTGTGATCAAACAATGTCAACGCAGAGCGCATGTTGCTGAGGTCAGCCTGTATACAAGGAAAACAAAGCCCCGACTTTAGCCTGCTAGCCAGCTAGCTAGTTAGCCGAGTACGAGCTCAGCAGCTTTACTCACCTACAGATCTGTAACCGATCACGGCAATCTTGCGGTATTTCGGCTGAGGCATCGCGTCGATAACTTTTCGATTGTATAACACCCCAAGCTAGTATAACGCTCCAAGCTAGTATAACGCTCCAAACCAACTTTTATCGCCACATTCGTCTGGCGTCACGTGACCACAACAAACTTCTGGGGAGCTCTCCGCAGGGCCTACGCTATATCGAAGCAGTTTCACCAAAACCGCGACTTTTTGGAGGGGAAAATCGCTTGTTATCGGTCCAGTACCGTCTGCGACTACGATCGATACGTCTGAACCATAAAACGACGGTCCCAACTCGAAAGGCCTACGAAATGAGCCCTCTTTCCCCCCACCGCGTTTACAACTCGCAGGCTAAAGTAACGGAAAGTGACATTGTGTAAGCACACCGTCGTAAAAAGCAGAGGTTACGTCACACCAAAAGCACGCTGCAAACCTACGGATGCAACACTAGAGGGCGCTCTTAAAAAGGTCAGGGCGGTTTGTATTGCCACATCTATCGCCATCACTTCTGCCCTGGTTGTGAGCCAGGAGCTgatgacccctggtctaaataaCACTGATGTATGaacggaaaatattttcatgaaaatggCATACTAAGCGATACTAGAGGACACAACACAAATCAATAtctccaaaaatgtatttgatgaaTTGATTAATTTTCACAATAGacacattatttattattattattattattattattattattattattattattattattattattattattattattattattattattattattattattatattactattatgattattattaatgttgttgttgttgttattatattGATTATTGATCTGCTCGTTTGCTTGTTGTTATATGTCATTGATTCATTGATAATGAAAACAACTCGTCATCTTAAACACGGTATACTCAGTTCACTAAAATACattgattttcaaaataaaacccaGGAGGTTCAGCCTTGTACTGGAAATTgcaaccggaagttgtttggtgcGTGAGGTAGTGCTGCCGGCTGGGAATGTCGTCGTCGTAAACCCAAACGAGCAGATGCAAAAACCGAATAACCTCACTCGTCGCGCTTGGGTGGCATAggtaattaaatattaaatttaaatacTGAACGTCTTTATTTTACTCGGGCAGCGCTTCGTGGACATGTAGCTTGTCGGTTGCTAATAAGCTAGTTCGTCACATCGCATTGAGTCAGGCTGCGGGTGCCATAGCAACCATTTGTGAAACACTGGCCGCTTTGGCTAACGCGTAGCGAGCTAAATATAGTAGTATTTGTCATTCTGATGACTCGTTACGCATGACAACGATCCGAAATGTAGCATCAGCTAGCTCACTTTTAATCAGTGTTGTTGAGTGAACGCGATTGTTAAATACACGCGAATGCAGTGGTAGCTTCCTCGGCTTCATGTTTGGGGCCAGCAATCTTAGCTTAGCTTTATCTGCCAAGGCCGACTCATGAGTTAGCTGTCAAGTTACACTAATAACACAAATAATTGAGAcccatgtgattttttttagtttattcaT contains the following coding sequences:
- the rhebl1 gene encoding ras homolog, mTORC1 binding like 1, yielding MPQPKYRKIAVIGYRSVGKSSLTIQFVEGQFVDSYDPTIENTFNKMVSVNCQDFNLQLVDTAGQDEYSIFPQSHSMDIHGYVLVYSVTSMKSFEVVQSLHDKLLDMVGKIQVPTVLVGNKKDLHMERVIKPEEGKKLADSWGAAFMESSAKENETAVEVFKRIILEMEKADGNAPPEEKKCVMM
- the prkag1 gene encoding 5'-AMP-activated protein kinase subunit gamma-1 yields the protein MECIASTVEELESKKDPLIEDPEHNVYTRFMKSHRCYDLVPTSSKLVVFDTSLQVKKAFFALVSNGVRAAPLWDSNKQCFVGMLTITDFINILHRYYKSPLVQIYELEEHKIETWRELYLQDSFKPLVSISPNASLYDAVSSLLKNKIHRLPVIDPLTGNTLYILTHKRILKFLKLFISEMPKPTFLAQTLEELNIGTFQNIAVVSTDTPLYTALGIFVEQRVSALPVVDDKGRVVDIYSKFDVINLAAEKTYNNLDLTVTKALQHRSQYFEGVLTCNRHETLEAIINRLVEAEVHRLVVVDEQDVVKGIVSLSDILQALVLTDREEGSA